In Magallana gigas chromosome 1, xbMagGiga1.1, whole genome shotgun sequence, the sequence CTCCTTAAAGTCGCTGTTTGCAAGGTAAAACGGGTAGAAATAGAGAGCCATTTTAACTAAAAAGGATGTAACTCCACGTCAATTTCACGCAtcaaaaacaagttaaaaattgtttcaagCGAATTGTACACGGATTGCAAGGTTTAGCTTAAGAGTCAGACAAATATTGTTGTTGATTTTACAGAGCCACGGCTGGGTTGCccgcaatgaaatagacaggcctacgtcacattgctgtttgacacaaacTACCCAAAAGTTCAAGATCTTGTTACAATGACTTCAAAATTAGTTGTCTTAGTATATATGagatatcaatttaattttagaaatatattttgaaacttTGAGTAGATTCTATAGGCGTGTTCGATTTTGACTGACATATTCCTGTGTATTGAGCAcggttttttggggggttttattgtatgttttttaaataaacatcagCTATCAACTTTCCGATTTCCGAGAAAAtaaaggggttttttttctcatcgTTCTACACTGAGTATTGTCTATGTCTTCATTTAAACGATTATAAGTTACAGTTTTTTCTACCCTCTATGTCATGGCGTGATTTGATGGGTCCTTGGGTGAATGTTCGATTGTTCAAATGGGCCTGCAGGGTATAGAAAATAAGGTTGACATTGTAATACCTGTTGTCTGTTGTTTTAATATACTGCCTTGGTATTATCTAGATTTGATTCTGGTCTTTTTTTGGCGGTTTTTACGGTGATCGAGTCTTTAGACAATTTGGCAACCTGATGGGCATGTATCTTGGGCAATGGCATTCTtttcttgaaattaatttttgatttatatactgTAGCTTCCGGTGTTTAAATTATGATAAGTCAGTTTTCTGAGTTATTCGTTTAAAATTATACCGCGGAACTGTCTCATCAAGATAGTAAGCATGCATGCACTGTTTGCAAGTCCGAAAGAGGAAAAGAGACGTACACCATTGGACAAACCAGTCACATGATTGAGAACTTGATCATGCTTGGAATATACATTGCAGtagcgtcggaagcaaattcaaagtgggggggggggggggggggctagacttatcagaaatctttataaaaaaaatatattttaaaaaaattcaaaaaagggGGTTTTGGTTACGGTtttgtataactttgcaaaaaaagtcaccccaccccacccccacccgGTTCCGACGCAGGCTTATGCATTGTAAAACGTTTTTAACACTCTCCTCGTGGCAAAAGGTTATCCATGTGCATGTGTAACGATAGATATAACtgtttaattcaataaaaacacagATACATTAAATTAACGAAGTTTAATTTAGATTAACCCGAATTTGTACGGTCTGACTGTGAAGAACAGAAATCGTGGATTTAAACAAATCCGTATTTGTAAGACTGCGTCATTGGCTttgataattcataaaaaaaaaattctgattgaGGAAAGGAACTTTCCACTGCATTAATGTCTTTGTTCCGAGgctacaatattttaaaacttctaTGTTATGTAATCCTTGCAGTACGTACAACTAATActtaaagccccccccccctccaccctCTCCTGCCTCCTACCCTGAACTTCCTCCACACCCTGAAAAAATCCTGCATCCAATCCTCTGtgctttctttgttttgattgaGATTGAAGAGCATCCtctcttaattaaaaaaaaaaatacttgaagTGTTTTCCACGGTTATTAAGGttcctcactacaccttgaaatagtttctcaaaaaattacttgattatgatagaaagcatgatggataagaagtatatatgtcaaataggcgaaaaaatgtgcaattttagataaaaaatgatattttcaaaaatgtcattcagtaaacatgaataaaagccccaggtggattcgaactcatgacctgcggttcacaagaatgatactttaaccactgagctatgacgatacaCATCtaaatcgattgatacaaacagtttaacaaaacatttaaatcgccatcttgtgacgtagtgtcttaaaaagtataaatctCTGTGCAGTGAAGTACATTAAGTGTCCATATCATTAACATTGAAATATGTACTGTGGTGCAACTGAACACAAAACAGCCTTACTTTTGATATAGGGCTCAATTTCTTCCCATACATTCTTACTATCATtcagtaaaattttaattcagaGTAAAACCAAatctatgaagaaaaaaaattaagagatgCAGAATTTGCTTTCACTTATTTATTTCACGATTTTCataatgtatttatattctaatttattcataattccttttttaataaaaagaaacatattgTACAAAATACTCACAACATTAtgtgaaaaaaaggaaaatgttgaCACTTTGTGTCACATCAATAAAACACTATAGTTACAcagaacaaacaaacaatctCTTTCACTCTTCACTGACCTTATTTACATATGACCTTGGCCTCATTTTGACCACACAACATTTGAACACAAGTTCATGAGATATAAATTACAGTAAAGTGAGATAACAATATGATAGTACATTCATTCACTCAGCAGAGGGGATTCACTCATGTCCTGGAGCacctgaaaaattcaaaaactccttcaaaaaaagaatttatcttttatacattgtatattacaaTGTTGAAAGAAAATGGAAGCCATGTACCGATACAAATTATCAAACttcacaattaaaaataaatcacctttaagtttaaatatatgcattgaactacatgtaatttcatgAGACCAAAATATTTGGATAGATAACAGCATATACTGGTGGAAGCACCATCTTTGTGGAAGAAAAAACCCATAGCtttatcacagtagcctttgtagtttacAGGTTTgtcacatttcattttttttaaagtaaagagaATTCATCAATGGTTAGCCAAAtgttagctgcaggtctgtagcttcaggtctgaaaaaaaatttggatggacgacctgggagctacagtgcctcccatagtaaataACTGCAAAACTAGCACAATTTTTTGTGCGACGTAAACTGCAGTTTTTTattatgggaggcactgtagctcccaggtcgtccatccaaattttttcaacctggagctacagacctgcagctagccaAATGTTTGATAGCATAGCgaagagaaatatttcaaagtatGGATTGGTCCATTGAGTTTTGACCCTGTCTATTGACATTTCATATTGAAGagaaatattgcaaaatatggATTGTTTCATTGAGTTTTGACCCTGTCTATTGACCTTTcatcttgaaaataaatattgcagAGTATGGATTGGTCCATTGAGTTTGACACTGTCTATTGACCTTTCATATTGACACCATTTTGATTTTGTGTACTTACTTTTGCCGTCACATGCCACAATCTTCACCTTGTCACACTTTGCCAGTTCCTGAACGTCGCGGAAATCCACGTTGTTCAACACAAATGTCCAGACATTGTCGCAAAATCGGTAGGTATTCAGTTTGCCCTGAAAAAGAAAAGACACAAGTATGTGATGATGGTACATATACAcatgcaacatgtttttttcagaagaataaatgtaaatttgtgTAAACATGTAGTAAcaagttttgaaataaaggcCACTGTGACACATACCATGTATACAGTATAATTACCGTGGAGTCATTAAATTATGAGGGGGCAAATTTTCGtgtattgcttaaattttacaggtttgtgAGGACATAATTTTATCTCATCTcttatatctacaaaaggaaataagACTTTATTACccttgttattttattttattaattcgtaGAGGGTGTTAATTTGTTGaagagaggtacccacgaattcaacaaaaattgagccatcaTGAAacctaatgattccacagtatacaaaattttcaaaatttcaaataaatagaaTACAGTATTGTTAAATCTGataaaaatcacagttttacATATGTATGAATAAAATTAGAAGCACACTATTGATTGGCTGACAAAAGAGCTCTAATATCAGTGTGAACTCTGCACCTCAGACATCCTCCATATCGCTCCTGATATCTTTTTCTCACTCTTTGACACCAATTTCCCTAATTCTTTCAGACTCCCTGaggattctctctctctctctctctctctctctctctctcagtttaAACAAGGAGTAATAAAGACTATATATGTTTTCATCAGTTTAATTCTCtgacacctctctctctctctctctctctctctctctctctctctctctctctctctctgggatCAAAGGAGCAATAATGGCTCTATGTTTTCATCATCTAATCCTTCCGTACCTTGAGCTGTATCCTGTTCTTGACCCTGTTTGCCAGGGCTGTGTTGATAGCTTTGTCAAACTGCAGTAAAACTTTGAGGGCCAGCTGGGGGGTGATTTGTCCACCCTGAAAATATTGGAATATCATTATAAATTTACTATAGCTTAATAAGAAGCATTTCGTGGAAGTATTCATCAAATTCATAACAAGATCAgaatctatttttattattattatttttttgttgttgaattttgATGGAATAGACAGTACAGTCATCAAATTCTTAATCAgaattatgaaattttcatctcaattactttatttatattaGACTCCCATACCTATAAATGGGATATCAActaagtaaaatttaaatataaaactataaCAAGActgttatctacatgtataatgttacaATGCTCAAAAGGGACTCTTTTTACATAACACATATGCAATATATGCACATATGCAATTACCCACTTCAGCTGTAACACTTGGTATTCTGAACTAGTCTAAATAGACCTCATATATTTAGTTGTAAATGTTTAATCAATGGAGAGGAAttttatgatttgttttcattcttttcagaAAATTAGGAGTTATTGATATCACCTTACTGATTTATTCTCAATACCTTGCCATTAATTAGGACATGTATATTTCTCACTAAATTAATCATGTGGAGAGTAAGGCTCCCCTGCTGCTTTCCTATACAACAGGTAGAGCTTTCAATCCACAAGTGACACCCGACCTTGACTCACTCCAGTTATAACCGGGGCTAATCGAACCGCTTGCTGACACAAAGAACTGTAATGTTATACGAACTGTTACTTCTGAGTGGattaagatttaaatttttcgGTGTAAAGTGACAGCGTACCTGTATTAGTTCGTCTAGACTCTCTTGTAACGTGTGCCCAAGGGTTGTGTTTCGATATAATTGGTAACTCATATTAACTCGATATCAAATGCGCTTGCTTTCTTTGATTTTGTGAAGTTACTTGTGTAGTTTCGGAACTTTTATGACAGTGGATTTCTGCCGTGATGAAAAACATCGAAATGATTACGATGTGCATTGTATCACGTGATATTCTACCGTCCAAAATGGCGGATGGTAGTAGAGAGACGGAAAGTCAGCTGCTAGGAAAATTCGTAGAAAAGCAGACTAAGTATGGCACAACGACGCGGTTAGTGGCAAAATCGTCGTTAGTCGTGAAGCATAAAGTGTGTCAGTCCGATACTCTGATGGGGATCGCCCTGAAATATGGATCAACGGTACGTAATTAATGTGTTGACATCTGTTATCTCTTATAAATGggatcttgtttttgtttttaactaaGGGATATTTCACTGCCGAGAAACCGAAATATTTTTACGTTGTTATATTGATAAGAAATTGCTTATGACGCGATCGCATGTGTTTAACTCTGCAATGGGTCTAATTTATGCCGCATgtactaaataaatttttagTCAAGTTGTGAAATGAATTGGTCATGTTTTGTTGTCTTGAACTAAATTgttctttgggggggggggggggggctccaagAACCATGTGTTCTTCAAAGTAAAGCAATGTACAGACATATACGATGTATACTGGTACTGTAATACTGTGATATTAATTTATACTGGTGATGGTAACTCAAACATATGAatatactttaattttaattacaacaaataaaacactgaaaattagtttacaaattttcaatacACACATTGCTATGTGTTCCTTCTTCTATGTGTAAATGTATAAGTAGAGTTCAGTACACTACTTGTGGATATAGAGTGCAATATTAATACACGGCATTTAGTTGACAAGTCAATCTCACATGATGTGAGAGTGCTGTCCTTCAGCTTTTAAGGTTAATCACACTTAAACAGCTCAACGGCAGTGTATTATCACCAATAGCAGTGTTTTAAGTTCTAAACTTCTAAGTTATCAATGAATGAACATAAGTTAATTTATTAAGCCCAATAAAAGGTTCATGTCcctgtgaactttttaacattgctgtttatattgcttatatttacatttgaaaaagtcAAATCATTcagaattattaaaataaccATGTTTTTAATGCAACCGTCAAGCTATAAGTGTGCGAGGtattcattgtgacgtcattaaaaAGTTCAGAAAGAATTGAAAGTTTTCGCTATTTTATAGGACTGAATCATATAAGGAAGCATatatgcaaatgtaaatatttgataaccaaaaaaaaagctGCAACACAAGGAAGTATTTTAAGTACTACAAGTATTGCATTTTGTAAGAGCCAATTATAAGAACTTATtggtaaatatgttttttgttgCAAAAACTGTTGTTTCTTTTATTAGTTAGAAGGAAAAAAATTTCAGAGGTGGCATAAAAGACTTTCTATGCTgtttttttactaatgtataCATTAATCATCCAATATCCATTTGAGCCCAGTGAAGATGTTTgtagatgatgatgatgataatgacgATGATAATctttcaaacattaaaaaaaattttacagGTGGAGCAAATAAAACGTGAAAACAAACTATGGACAAATGACAGTTTATTTCTAAGGGAGTACCTGTTAATTCCAATAGCTAGTGAAAATGAGAACGATCTTCCAGAGGATTGTGAAATTGTTGAAGTGGACAACACTCTGCGCTCACGTTCGAGTAGTCAGAAATCTAGGTCAAACAGTCAAGTGAATGGCAGTGACAATGCGAACTCAACTCACACGCCGACAAAACAGAGTTCTGAGCCGGAGGAAACCAAAGAAACCTCGGGAAAAGACTTTCTTAGCAAGTTTGATAATTCGTTTGCAGTTTTAAAGTCCAATGTTAAGAAAATGGAACAAAATACCAGGTAAATTAAACTGAATTCTGGGTATTCATTTCTATAAGGAATGGTATATTTTGGTttgtgtatatattatatactaaTTATATGCATGTTAATGTTTTTGCAGTGTACATATTCTCCTATGtatctatttttcattttttttttgatgtggCATTGAAAGCTTATGAATTATTATTGGGTTGTAAAGTTTGATTAGTTACATGTAAGTCTCACAGATCGGACTATATTTTCCACTCAGAAAttaagtgatacatgtattaaagtcTTTTCTTTATACATACATAATCTGGAATGTTCAAGCTAATTAAGTTCTAAATAATTCATCAGTTCTTTAACTTCTTTTAGAAGCATCAGTATAtatgaaatgtatatatattaaagtttaGTATGTATATTAAAGTTTAGTTAACATTAGAGTTCTTctaaaagtgattttttaacatataattagggttgtctctaagacccgggaggcggggaattcccccacctataatgccttaattacccggcaatttttgcatttcaaacacaatgtagctatGAGGAACTCCCTAAGACCCCAttctactttttcatttcctccttctacttcaatttttagagacaaccctgtatAATTAACATTGAAATAGATACCCCAATTTAACTATCATAATGAAACACATTGGGGATCTTAAACAAATGTGATCAGTTTGCTTAGCTTGTGCTTTGTAAATAGGCAATAAGGCAAACACTTATTCTGAAgtaaacattttacataaagCTAGTCATTACTCACAATACAATTAAgatattaaatgtataaatttcaaatttgtacAAGGTTATAAGGAAATGGAGCTAGccataacagaaaataaaaattatttgatgtgTAGGACGGAGAAAGGGGACATGCACACTTATAAAGTTTAAATAGTATGCAGATTATgcattttgattgttatttagtaaaaaaaaaaaaaaaaaaagtcaaaatattttacctcAAGTTATAAATTTTAGTATTTTCATAGATTTTTATATAGAGAGCTCTTCTATTAAAGGAGAACAAAACAGTCTAAGAATGGCTATGACCATTGAACCATCTTAGAGAGGAATTTTGATAGACTTAGACAATTCTGATACATGTAGATTTGCAGTTTGTCAGTGCATGAACTTAGACTTGCACTAATATGTTCTTGAAATAATTTCTATTATCAACATAAATATGATTTATCAGATCATCCATGATTATCAGATATATTTACTAGCTGTCCTCAGTATATATTAGGTTACATaataaattcatgattttgacTACTACATGcattgatttacaaaatatgtacctaactacatgtactaacatTGTCATCAGTATTCTTTCATACTCAATAAAATCTCTTACCCTTTTCCACCATATCAAAATTTGGGCTGATTAATAAATAGATGCGAATGGGATATAAAATTATGGTGCAAATATTGAAGAAACTGATagtatttattttgcaaaatatataccatgataaatatcaagttttaaaaacataagatataacatttttttggtattttctgGTTTCAAGTGTTTTATTGTACACACAGTCATATGATCACTCATCAAACCAAAAACTTCTTAGcctaaaatttaacaaaattctaatgtattcagaaaaaaaatatctttttttactaaaaactatatacatgtatattaaagtgGATATAAATAAGAGAAATGttgaatataaacaatttcaaatcttTTGCATTGTGATTATATATATCCCATTTGCAGGCAGTTGTGTGTCTTAATTTGAAGCAGTCTGCAACAACTATGTTGTTCACTGATGCAtgcatctacatgtaaataatctaATGAAAAGTCATCATCATATAGACTTCTTTTTTTGCATCCTTTGGGTGGCCATCTTGATTTACCTTGAATTTCAGGGATaaagttttgtatattttgtcaTTGATGTCAATGtcttgtttgttcaaaccaGAGCCTCTTTTTTCAGCAGTTCTCCGACCTCTGAACCCCACCATCTCCAGGTCAACAATAAATATGACCTAAACGCAGTGTCCCCGGACACTGATTGTTAGGTTGCCATGGAAATCTGTAGGTACATCAAAATGGCTTCCTACTAGAGTCTCATGTGCTCATTCTCTTTTCTCATTCCTCCTTTGCTTGTAGAACAAACCTGTTTAATTCTTTCTAGATAATGCTTTAATAACAGGAATAAggttaataaatttattaatattaaaattgttcccatattactgtaaaccaacttttattcgcgtgcgagaaatttttgcgAGAGATTTGCTAGAGCCTCtttgtcgcgaatatttctcacCGCGAGCTAGTCTTTGCCGTATGGGTGTTTTATCAAAACGAGTGTGGATTAAGCATGGTCGCGAAAAATAGTTGTCGCGAACCAGTTTATCTCCGGCAAAttgcgaaataaagtcgtcaGGAATAAAAgctggtttacagtatttattaatttcaaatatctCTTAATTCTGGTACggttgggattttttttctgttttgctcaacttaatcagtaaaaaaattaattgtgtaATATTGTTATTAATATTGTTATTAAAGCATTATTAACTGAGGACAAGTTTTCAATCAGGTTTTTCTGTAGTCCTTGCTATAAGAGTGCAATAG encodes:
- the LOC105329687 gene encoding lysM and putative peptidoglycan-binding domain-containing protein 2 isoform X3 is translated as MKNIEMITMCIVSRDILPSKMADGSRETESQLLGKFVEKQTKYGTTTRLVAKSSLVVKHKVCQSDTLMGIALKYGSTVEQIKRENKLWTNDSLFLREYLLIPIASENENDLPEDCEIVEVDNTLRSRSSSQKSRSNSQVNGSDNANSTHTPTKQSSEPEETKETSGKDFLSKFDNSFAVLKSNVKKMEQNTSSPTSEPHHLQVNNKYDLNAVSPDTDC
- the LOC105329687 gene encoding lysM and putative peptidoglycan-binding domain-containing protein 2 isoform X2; this translates as MKNIEMITMCIVSRDILPSKMADGSRETESQLLGKFVEKQTKYGTTTRLVAKSSLVVKHKVCQSDTLMGIALKYGSTVEQIKRENKLWTNDSLFLREYLLIPIASENENDLPEDCEIVEVDNTLRSRSSSQKSRSNSQVNGSDNANSTHTPTKQSSEPEETKETSGKDFLSKFDNSFAVLKSNVKKMEQNTSSSPTSEPHHLQVNNKYDLNAVSPDTDC
- the LOC105329687 gene encoding lysM and putative peptidoglycan-binding domain-containing protein 2 isoform X1 — protein: MKNIEMITMCIVSRDILPSKMADGSRETESQLLGKFVEKQTKYGTTTRLVAKSSLVVKHKVCQSDTLMGIALKYGSTVEQIKRENKLWTNDSLFLREYLLIPIASENENDLPEDCEIVEVDNTLRSRSSSQKSRSNSQVNGSDNANSTHTPTKQSSEPEETKETSGKDFLSKFDNSFAVLKSNVKKMEQNTSFYEDTHNALPHPPKTSSTSSSSHSRASYDGYQNSGYQLDGSPVLQIKSRTQKVQSSVSSRLEQKSDELFQL
- the LOC117687428 gene encoding transcription initiation factor IIA subunit 2, giving the protein MSYQLYRNTTLGHTLQESLDELIQGGQITPQLALKVLLQFDKAINTALANRVKNRIQLKGKLNTYRFCDNVWTFVLNNVDFRDVQELAKCDKVKIVACDGKSAPGHE